The genomic stretch TGATTCAGGACAGGAAGATCAGTAAAGGGGACGTCCTGGGCGTGGCCCGTGTGGCCGGGATTATGGCGGCAAAACGCACGGCCGAGCTGATCCCCATGTGCCACCCGCTCAGTATTACGGGAATTGAGATCCTCTTCTACCCGGATCCCGAGAAGAGCAGGATTGAGATCGAGGCCCGGGTCAGAATCACAGGCAAAACCGGGGTCGAGATGGAGGCGCTGACCGCGGTCTCGGCCGCGGCCCTCACTATCTACGACATGGCCAAGGCCGTGGACCGGGGGATGGTGATTTCGGATATCCGGCTTATGAAAAAGAGCGGCGGGAAAAGCGGTGTCTTTGAGCGCAAGGCGTAAAAATTGGCCGATAAGTTGGCCGATAAGGTTGAAAAATTCTGAAAAAGGTGTATAGTTATACTACATCATCCAAAGAAGGGGGGCGATTGGTCTCGACGGGGGTGAGAAAGCCCCGGCTGCATGCCGAGGTCCCGGTGGCTCGTTAAACAATCGGGAAAACACAACTGCCAACAACGAACTGGCACTGGCTGCTTAATTAAGCAACCCGTCCTCTTTCTCCTGCCTGTGGGGGGGAGTCAGGGCGCAATATTCACAGGATAGCCAAGCGGGGAGGGCTCCGGCCCCAAAGGCGAAACATCAGGAGATAGCGACGAGGCTAAGCCCGCCCTTGGGGCGTGCCTCCGGGCGAATCCCAAATCCAAGGGTAAGCATGTAGAGGTCGTGGCGGACCATTTCCGGACGCGGGTTCGATTCCCGCCGCCTCCACCAATT from Nitrospirae bacterium CG2_30_53_67 encodes the following:
- a CDS encoding molybdenum cofactor biosynthesis protein C, translated to MADLSHFDEEGRSRMVDVSDKKETLREAVAHGAISMQPRTFELIQDRKISKGDVLGVARVAGIMAAKRTAELIPMCHPLSITGIEILFYPDPEKSRIEIEARVRITGKTGVEMEALTAVSAAALTIYDMAKAVDRGMVISDIRLMKKSGGKSGVFERKA